The following DNA comes from Armatimonadota bacterium.
CGATCAAACGAAATACGGTTATTCTTGCCCTGATCACAGCGCTGCTCGCCTTCGCAGGCAGCGCATGTTTTTGCGCGTCCGAAGGCTACCTGGATCATGTGTCGGATGCTCTGGACGAACTCGAAAAGGGCAATACAAACGAGAGCGCAGCCGCACTGCGGGAGGCAATGTCCGATAACTCAGGCGACGCGCTGGCTTATGTCGCCATGGGTATGACTATGCTTTGTGGAGGAAGCGCCGACAGTGCTTACGATCAGTTCGATCAGGCGCTTAACCTGAACAAGCACTGTTCCTGCGCATCTTACGGCAAGGGGCTGTATTACCTGAGTAAGAATAAATTGAAGGATGCGGCTGCATCTTTTACCGAGGCTCGTGACCTGCCCACTAAAGGTGCGCTCGGATATGTAAAGGCAATCGATTCGGGCAAATATGCAGTTGTTGTGAGCGCGGGCGAAGATGAGTCGCTGCTGGCGATGAATGCGCTGTGCCTGATGAGCGAAAACAACTACGCCGAGGCGATGGAAATACTAAAGGGACTTCAAAAGAAGTCATCCGGACGCGCATTCGGAGAGCGCATCGGATGCGTTATGACATTTCTCAAGAGTACCCCGGTTCATTTCTCCGGCTGGCCGATAAAAAGTCCTACAAATCGTGTAAAGTCTAAGCTGCCTGAAATATCAGGCACGATCACGCTCAGAGCTGATCTGAGCAAGGCGGACAGCGTACGGATTGTCACGTTCCTGGTCGACGGCAGACTCGTCGGTATGACCAATAACCCGCCGTTTACATATTCCTGGGACACTACACGGATAGCCAACGGCACGCACAACATCAAGATTATCGGAACCAACGCATATGGCTCGGCAGTGAGCGACAAGAGTATTCAGGTGATGGTACGCAATGCCGTATCAGGCATAACCGCCGACCCGGTCTCAGGCGAGCGAGCGATTAAGTTGTGGGCGCGGCTGTGGAATATAATGTATCTGAGACCCTCGCGGGCCGGGATAAACTATAATCTGGCCAGGTGCGCTCTCAGACTACACGACGAACAGATGGCTATAGACGCGCTCGAACGGACAGTTGCGGCCAACCCGCGTTATTTGGATGTATCCGATCTGATAGCAAAGCTGGACAGCTCTCGCGGGAACTCTGAGAAGCTCTACGGCGTCAAGACAAATAGGAAGATAATTGCGCTTTCATTTGACGACGGCCCTAAGCAGAACTCCGGCTTACTATTAGATATTCTGAAGCAGAAAGATGTCAAAGCGACGTTTTTTGTAGTCGGCAAGCAGGTCGAGATATTTCCCGACATATTGAAGCGTATGACCTCCGAAGGGCACGATATCCAGAACCATACATACAATCACCGGGCGCTGGAGTTTCTCAGTCCCCAGGAGATAGAGCAGGAAATAGCAGCAGGGTCGGTGTGCGTGCGTGAAACAACAGGCAGAGGCACGCAGTATATCAGACCGCCCGGAGGGCGTTCGGACGGCAGGCTGGCAGGAATTGTCAAACAGATGGGCAAGACCGCCGTCTATTGGACAGCAGACTGCGCATCATTCGAGGGAACGACAAAAGAGAGGATGCACCACTTTGTTATGGCGTCGGCAAGACCGGGGGCTATAATATTGATGCACAACCTCGAGGGTGTGACTCTGCAGGCGCTGCCGAGCATTATCGACGATCTGAGGAGCAAAGGCTACAAGTTTGTGACCATATCCGAACTTGCTGCAAATGCAGACCCAAAAAAATGAGCCGAAGGTGAAGGAAAACGGCAATGGAAAGTTTAAGTGCTATAAGACAGCGAGACCTCTCGCGAATTGAGGAGTTAGGTTCAATGGTCTTGATTCGAAGGGCGCCTGCCGTAATGGTGGCCGCAATAT
Coding sequences within:
- a CDS encoding polysaccharide deacetylase family protein gives rise to the protein MKRTISPVLSSYYWNMLTIKRNTVILALITALLAFAGSACFCASEGYLDHVSDALDELEKGNTNESAAALREAMSDNSGDALAYVAMGMTMLCGGSADSAYDQFDQALNLNKHCSCASYGKGLYYLSKNKLKDAAASFTEARDLPTKGALGYVKAIDSGKYAVVVSAGEDESLLAMNALCLMSENNYAEAMEILKGLQKKSSGRAFGERIGCVMTFLKSTPVHFSGWPIKSPTNRVKSKLPEISGTITLRADLSKADSVRIVTFLVDGRLVGMTNNPPFTYSWDTTRIANGTHNIKIIGTNAYGSAVSDKSIQVMVRNAVSGITADPVSGERAIKLWARLWNIMYLRPSRAGINYNLARCALRLHDEQMAIDALERTVAANPRYLDVSDLIAKLDSSRGNSEKLYGVKTNRKIIALSFDDGPKQNSGLLLDILKQKDVKATFFVVGKQVEIFPDILKRMTSEGHDIQNHTYNHRALEFLSPQEIEQEIAAGSVCVRETTGRGTQYIRPPGGRSDGRLAGIVKQMGKTAVYWTADCASFEGTTKERMHHFVMASARPGAIILMHNLEGVTLQALPSIIDDLRSKGYKFVTISELAANADPKK